A section of the bacterium genome encodes:
- the murD gene encoding UDP-N-acetylmuramoyl-L-alanine--D-glutamate ligase: MNIKNKSITVLGLGKSGIAAAKLARKMGATVFVSDSSASEDIKKNKDILTSIGIEVEIGRHSDNVYKNKHLIILSPGISPDIPILRKAKEENIEIVSEIEFASWFSLAKIIAITGTNGKTTTTILIKNMLKEAGYNAIVAGNIGTALSEKVESLSKSDIIVAEISSFQLETIHKFCPFISLVLNITPDHLDRYKNMTNYIHAKSMIFKNQTARNFTILNYDDPIVRKFENTIKAHTLFFSRKIQTCNAFVKDEKISMRPDAEEKEICRLNELRIKSTHNLENMLAAICVASIFKIDPRIMKTTLAKFIGLPHKTEFVNKINNVAFINDSKATNVDATKTAIENTLSPIILIMGGKHKGSSYTYLEQAIRNKVKHLILIGEAKDIIKKDIGELVPLTYVYSMDDAVEEAFSLAVQNDTILLSPACSSFDMFQNYIERGNLFKNAVNTLKSRIEHA; this comes from the coding sequence GTGAACATAAAAAATAAATCCATTACTGTTCTCGGCCTTGGAAAAAGCGGTATTGCTGCTGCAAAACTGGCTAGAAAAATGGGTGCGACCGTTTTTGTGAGTGACAGTTCTGCATCTGAGGATATTAAAAAAAACAAAGATATTCTTACTAGCATAGGCATTGAAGTAGAAATAGGCAGGCATTCAGATAATGTTTACAAAAATAAGCATCTTATAATACTAAGCCCTGGTATTTCTCCGGATATTCCCATTCTTCGCAAGGCAAAGGAAGAGAATATTGAAATAGTGAGTGAAATAGAGTTTGCATCGTGGTTCTCTCTTGCGAAAATCATTGCCATAACGGGTACAAACGGAAAAACAACAACAACTATCCTTATAAAGAATATGCTTAAAGAAGCAGGCTACAATGCCATTGTCGCTGGGAATATAGGAACTGCCCTATCTGAAAAGGTTGAATCCTTATCAAAATCCGACATCATTGTTGCTGAAATCAGCAGCTTCCAACTGGAAACTATTCACAAATTTTGTCCCTTTATTTCTTTAGTTTTAAATATTACACCTGACCATCTTGACAGATACAAAAACATGACGAATTACATACATGCAAAATCAATGATTTTCAAGAACCAAACTGCCAGGAACTTCACTATTCTAAACTATGATGATCCTATAGTGAGAAAATTTGAGAATACAATAAAGGCACATACTTTGTTTTTTAGTAGAAAAATTCAAACATGTAACGCTTTTGTTAAAGATGAAAAAATCTCAATGAGGCCTGATGCGGAGGAGAAGGAGATATGCAGACTTAATGAATTAAGGATAAAAAGCACACACAATCTGGAAAATATGCTTGCGGCTATATGTGTAGCATCTATATTCAAAATTGATCCGAGAATAATGAAAACCACTTTAGCTAAGTTCATTGGATTGCCTCATAAAACAGAATTTGTTAATAAGATAAATAATGTTGCATTTATTAATGACTCCAAGGCCACAAATGTCGACGCTACTAAAACAGCAATTGAAAATACCCTCTCTCCAATTATTCTTATTATGGGAGGTAAACATAAGGGGAGCAGCTACACCTATTTGGAACAAGCTATCAGAAATAAAGTCAAACATCTTATTCTAATTGGTGAAGCTAAAGATATAATAAAAAAGGACATTGGAGAACTGGTTCCCCTAACATACGTTTATTCAATGGATGACGCAGTAGAGGAAGCTTTTTCATTAGCTGTCCAAAATGATACAATCTTACTTTCCCCTGCATGCAGCAGTTTTGATATGTTTCAAAACTACATAGAACGAGGCAATCTCTTCAAAAATGCTGTTAATACGCTAAAATCAAGAATCGAGCATGCATAA
- a CDS encoding DNA-binding protein, with protein MKYSQAKQGRIFVIRLEDGDVIHEEIEKFSREKSIKAAALIILGGADKNSKLVVGPEHGRKKLIVPMEHILDNVNEIAGTGTVFPDEKGKPILHMHIACGRKSQTVTGCIRKGVKTWHVLEIILFELLDTTAMRVLDPVTGFELLKP; from the coding sequence ATGAAATATTCACAAGCCAAACAAGGAAGAATATTTGTTATTCGTCTTGAGGACGGAGATGTTATCCATGAGGAGATTGAAAAATTTTCTCGCGAAAAGTCCATTAAAGCCGCAGCCTTAATCATCCTCGGAGGAGCCGATAAGAACAGCAAGCTTGTAGTTGGTCCCGAACACGGACGTAAAAAGCTGATCGTCCCTATGGAGCATATTCTTGATAATGTGAATGAGATAGCAGGAACTGGGACTGTTTTCCCTGATGAAAAAGGCAAACCTATTTTGCATATGCATATAGCCTGCGGAAGAAAATCCCAAACAGTAACCGGATGCATTCGCAAAGGTGTAAAGACATGGCATGTACTGGAAATTATCTTATTTGAATTGCTTGATACAACAGCCATGCGCGTTTTAGATCCAGTTACAGGATTTGAACTGCTAAAGCCATAA